The nucleotide sequence AACCATAATATTAAAATAATTTTGTACATTAATTGCACTTTTTTGCGGTACTTTTATATTTAATCTATGCGTTGGTCGTTAAAACAAAATCCCGATTCCTCAATAATTCAGCATTTAAAAAACACTTTAAATGTAAGTCCGCTTATTGCTACATTGCTGGCGCAGCGCGGTATTACCACATTTAATCAGGCCAAAAAATTTTTTAGACCAGAATTAGAAGATCTGTACAATCCGTATTTAATGAAAGATATGGATAAAGCCGTTGCACGTATTGAGCAAGCCATTGCAACCAACGAACGTATTTTGGTTTTTGGCGATTACGATGTTGATGGTACCACGGCGGTTGCTTTGATGTCGTCATATCTGAAAAGTTTTTATCCCGATGTGGATACGTATATTCCCGACCGATATGCCGAAGGTTACGGAATATCAATCCAAGGTATCGATTACGCCGAAGATAACGGAATTACGCTGATTATTGCATTAGATTGCGGTATAAAATCAATCGATAAAATAACATATGCCAACCAAAAAGGAATTGATTTTGTAATCTGCGACCACCATTTACCCGGCGATGAGGTTCCAAATGCCATTGCGGTTTTAGATCCTAAACAAAAAGACTGCAACTATCCGTTTAAAGAATTGTGTGGTTGCGGCGTGGGTTTTAAGCTTATACAGGCGTTGGCGGCAAATCGCGGAGAAACCATCGAAGATTTAATTCCGTATTTAGATTTGGTTGCAACAGCTATTGCAGCCGATATTGTGCCTATTGTCGATGAAAACCGCATTTTGGCATATTATGGTTTGCAGCTTATCAACAGCAATCCGCGACCTGGAATTTTAGCAATGAAAAAGCAGTTTGCCATTAAAGAATTCACGATTACCGATGTGGTTTTTAAAATCGCTCCGAGAATAAATGCAGCCGGACGTATTAAACACGGAAATTATGCCGTTAGATTACTGACGGAATTTAATTTGGATGAAGCTGTTGAATGTGCAAAAGAAATTGACGAGTTTAATATGAACCGACGAATTTTAGATCAGCAGATTACCGAAGAAGCATTAAATCAGATCATTCAAAATAACGAAGAAACCTCTTTTACATCGGTTGTTTATCACGAAAGCTGGCACAAAGGCGTCATTGGTATTGTGGCTTCCCGGTTGATTGAAACCTACTATCGTCCAACCTTAGTTTTTACAAAAAGTGGCGATTATCTGGCAGCTTCGGCACGATCTGTTAAAGGTTTCGATGTATATCAGGCATTAGAAAAATGTTCAGAACACATTATTCAGTTTGGCGGGCATATGTATGCGGCAGGTTTAACGATTAAGGACTCCGAATACGAAAATTTTAAAGCGAAGTTTGAAGAAGTGGTAAAAGAAACCATTTGTGAAGAACAGCAAACCGAAGAAATTGAAATTGATGCCGTAGTGAATTTTGATGATTTCGATGAAAAAACACTCCGCATTTTAAAACAGTTTGAACCTCACGGCCCCAAAAATATGACACCTGTTTTTTTTACATCGAATGTTTTTGATACCGGCAATGCACAAGCCATCGGCAAAAATAACGAGCATTTGCGTATGTTCGTCAAGCAGAATAATTCAAAACCTTTCCCTGCAATTGCCTTTAAAAAAGGAGATTTAATTAATTCAACAAAAAATCTTAAGCTAATGAATATGGTGT is from Flavobacterium dauae and encodes:
- the recJ gene encoding single-stranded-DNA-specific exonuclease RecJ, with amino-acid sequence MRWSLKQNPDSSIIQHLKNTLNVSPLIATLLAQRGITTFNQAKKFFRPELEDLYNPYLMKDMDKAVARIEQAIATNERILVFGDYDVDGTTAVALMSSYLKSFYPDVDTYIPDRYAEGYGISIQGIDYAEDNGITLIIALDCGIKSIDKITYANQKGIDFVICDHHLPGDEVPNAIAVLDPKQKDCNYPFKELCGCGVGFKLIQALAANRGETIEDLIPYLDLVATAIAADIVPIVDENRILAYYGLQLINSNPRPGILAMKKQFAIKEFTITDVVFKIAPRINAAGRIKHGNYAVRLLTEFNLDEAVECAKEIDEFNMNRRILDQQITEEALNQIIQNNEETSFTSVVYHESWHKGVIGIVASRLIETYYRPTLVFTKSGDYLAASARSVKGFDVYQALEKCSEHIIQFGGHMYAAGLTIKDSEYENFKAKFEEVVKETICEEQQTEEIEIDAVVNFDDFDEKTLRILKQFEPHGPKNMTPVFFTSNVFDTGNAQAIGKNNEHLRMFVKQNNSKPFPAIAFKKGDLINSTKNLKLMNMVYSLSENQWKDNVTIQLQVKDFKINND